Genomic DNA from Streptomyces venezuelae:
CGTCAAGGCGTCGAGCAGCTCCGTGGACGCGTACAACCGCGGGATCACCGTCCCGTGTTCGCTGATTTCCTTGTGGCGCACATTGCGCATCAGCCGTGGCGTGCCGCCGGTTTCCTTGAAGCTCATTTTACGCCGCACGCCATGTTCGGCGACGAGATCTTCTATTTCCTCGGCGACCGCCGATTTGACTCGGTCGGGCACCAAGAAGGGTAATTTCGTGAATCCGTTCAGGAGGAAATCGCTGCGCGCGCCCTCCAGATCGCGTTGCTCTACGTTGGTGACGAGATGTTCCGAGAGGGACTGAACGAGGCCCCCGATCCGCTCGCCCGGTCGCATGACCAGCTCCCCACGTGGTCGGTACGAGGTTTTGCGACGACCGTACCCGCTCGGCCTGTGGTCCCGAGAAAAAGCGATGCGTTCAAGCCAGAGTGCATGATTTGCATTGCGGCTTTCCGCATACCTTGACGCCGGTGACACTTTTACGCGGCGGTTCTTTTTGTCACCCCGCCGGGGCGACCCGTACCGAAAGGCCGTAATCCAGTTCGGCCCCGTCGACGAGCACCGCTTCGACGGCCCGGGTCTCCGGGTCGATGTCGGCCTCCATGCCGTCGCCCACGTACCGCGGGCAGCCGGAGGCGCCGGTCTTGCCGGTGGCCACCACGAGCGCCGAACGCAGCGCCCCGGCGGTGCCGCCCTCCGCCGTTCCGTCGCCCTCGGTGAACTCGGGCACCAGCAGAAGCTCGTAACTCTGCGGATCAGTGTTCATGCGAGTGACGCTAGACAGGACTCACGGGCGCCGCACGTTCTGTTCGCCCCATGTCACTGATCGAGCGCCGTCCCGGCCGCGGCCACCACCGCGTCCGCCATCGCGGCCAGCGCGGGAGAGTCCAGCTTCCACTGCTGCCAGAACAGCGGTACGTCCACCACCCGGTCGGCATCGAGCAGGACCAGCGTGCCCGCGCGCAGCAGCGGCTCGGCCTGCGCCTGCGGCACCACACCCCACCCCAGACCTGCCTCGATCGCCTCGACGAAACCGCGCGACGAGGGGACGTAGTGCCGCAGACGGCTCGCGCCACGCCCTCCCGTCACCTTGCGCGCGAAGTCGTCCTGCAGGGAGTCCCGGCGGTCGAAGAAGATCACGGGCGCGTCCGCGAGGACGGCCCCCAGCGGCACGCGCGGCCAGTCCCCGAGCCGCCGCGCCACGAAACCGGGCGAGGCCACCGGCAGGTACCGCATCCGGCCCAGCCGCCGCACCGTACAGCCCGACACCGCGTCCGGCGACGACGTGACCGCCGCCATCACCGAGCCCTCGCGCAGCAACGACGTCGTATGGTCCTCGTCCTCGCGGCGCAGCTCGAAACAGGTGCTCAGCTCGTCCGGGATCCGGGCCAGTGCGGACAGGAACCACGTGGCGAGGGAGTCGGCGTTCACCGCGACCGGCAGCACGGCGGCCTCTCCCGTGTCGCTGATGCCGAGCTCGGCGCGCGCGTCGCGCTCCAGGCGGGCCAGCTGCCGGGCGAAGCGCACCACGACCTGCCCCGACTCGGTGGGCCGCACCGGCTTCGTCCGCATCAGCAGGACGCGGCCGGTCCGGCGCTCCAGCGCCTTCACGCGCTGGCTGACCGCCGGGGGCGTGACATGCAGCGCGGCCGCCGCGGCGTCGAAGGTGCCCTCGTCGACGACGGCGAGAAGGGTCCGCACGTGTTCGAGGGGCAGCTCGGACAGCGATGACTTCATGATTGCTTAAGCTACATCAGAATCATTACCTGTACTTAGGCCATCGAAGATCCTTAACGTCGAAGTCATGGGAACAGCACTGACCGCCGCCGCTGCCGGATTCGGCACCGGACTCTCGCTCATCGTCGCCATCGGCTCACAGAACGCCTTCGTCCTGCGCCAGGGCATCCGACGCCAGTCGGTGCTCAGCGTGGTCGCCATCTGCGCGCTCTCCGACATGGTGCTCATCGCGGCGGGCGTGGCCGGTGTCGGCACGGTGGTCACGGCCTGGCCGCCCGCGCTGACCCTCGTCGGCCTCATAGGCGGAGGCTTCCTCCTCTCGTACGCCGTGCTCGCCGCACGCCGCGCCCTGCGCCCCACCGCCATGACGGCGACGGGCGCGACGGCCGGGTCACGGCGCGGCGCACTGCTCGCCTGCCTGGCCATGACCTGGCTCAACCCGCACGTCTACCTCGACACCGTCCTCCTCCTCGGCTCCGTCGCCGCCGGCCACGACGCGCTGCGCTGGGCCTTCGGGGCGGGCGCGATGCTCGGCAGCGTCTGCTGGTTCGCCGCGCTCGGTTACGGCGCGCGGCTGCTCAGCGGCTTCTTCGCGCGCCCCGCCTCCTGGCGCGCACTGGACTTCCTGATCGCCGCGACGATGACGGTCATGGGTCTGACCCTGCTCATAGGCGCGCTCTGAGAGCCGGCCGCCCTGCCTTCGAAGCGCTACTCGGTGTCCCACAGCTCGGTGCGGTGCGCCCCGACGAGGGCGTCGATGCGGGCCAGGGCGTCGGCGCCCGGCATCGGGTCGAGGCGCCGCCCGTCGCGCAGCCGCAACGCCACCAGGCCCTCGGCATCCTCCTGCGCGCCGATGACGGCCTGGTAGGGCACGAGACGCGCGGCTCGCACGCGCGCACCCAGGCTGCCGAGCTCGGGCCCGGCGAGCTCGGCCCGCAGACCGGTGTCCGCGCACCTGCGCAACAGGCGCTCGGCGCCCGGAAGTTGGGTCTCGGACACCGGCAGTACCGCCAGCTGGACGGGTGCGAGCCAGGCGGGGAACGCCCCGCCGTGCTCTTCGACGAGGTGCGCGACCGCTCTCTCCACGCTGCCGATGATGCTGCGGTGGACCATCACCGGGCGGTGTCCGGCGCCGTCCGCGCCGATGTAGCGCAGATCGAACCGCTCGGGCTGGTGGAAGTCGACCTGAACGGTGGAGAGGGTGGACTCGCGGCCCGCCGCGTCCACGACCTGCACGTCGATCTTCGGACCGTAGAACGCGGCCTCGCCCTCGGCGGCCTCATAGGACAGCCCGGAGCTGTCCAGCACCTCGGTGAGCAGGGCGGTGGACCGCCGCCACTTCTCGGGATCGGCGACGTACTTGCCGCCGGGCCCCGGAAGGGAGAGCCGGAAACGGGCGGGCCGGATCCCGAGCGCCTCGTACGCCCGACGGATCATCCCCAACGCGGCCCGTGCCTCGTCGGCGACCTGGTCCAGGGTGCAGAAGACGTGCGCGTCGTTGAGGTGGATGGCGCGAACACGGGTCAACCCACCCAGCACACCGGAGAGTTCGGCGCGGTACATGCCGCCGGTCTCGGCCATGCGCAGTGGCAGTTCGCGGTAGCTGCGGGTGCGGGAGCGGTACATCAGCGCGTGGTGCGGACACAGGCTCGGCCGCAGCACCACCTGCTCGCCGCCCAGCTCCATCGGCGGGAACATGTCGTCGCTGTAGTGCGACCAGTGCCCCGAGATCTCGTACAACTCCCGCTTGCCGAGCACGGGTGAGTACACGTGCCGGTAGCCCGCGCGCCGCTCGGCGTCGCGGACGTACTCCTCCAGGGCGTGCCGCACGGCGGCCCCGTCCGGCAGCCAGTACGGCAGTCCCGCCCCGATCAGCGGATCGGTGCCGAACAGGCCGAGTTCACGGCCGAGTCTGCGGTGGTCGTGGTCCTGAGGGTGGTCGGCGGCGGTGTTCACAGGTGGTCTCCTCGCGGACGTGGGGCGAGTGACCACAAGCCGAAGCCCCGGGGCACCCGCCCCGGGGCTTCGGACTCAGACATCGGTCAGCGCGCCGGGACACTCTCCGGCGTCGTCGTCATCGCAGCGCGCTTGTTCATGCCGGGGACCGTAACAGTGGACGCCCCTTCACGGCACGCGCTTTTACCGCCGCTTCGTCGTACGGCGCCAGCCGAAGGGTCCCGGCAGGTCCATCGACGTCGTGCGGCGGCCGGTACTGCTGTGGGTGCGCCGGGGGCCGTGCCGGCCACCCGTGGTCAGGGACCAGGAACGCTTGTTGATGTTCAGCCGCACCCCGGGAAGGATCCGGAGACTCTTGCGGAACGTGAGCGGCATGGACGCCTCCTTGGGCCCGTGTGCGAATCCGTCTGCGGGTTCTCCGAGTACCCGGATACGTCCGTCGCTCACCTGTGTCAGGGGCCCGCGTCCGGACGGTCACGGTACGGGCCCTCACCGACCCCCTTCGCCCCGCGCGTGTGAAGGTGGTCACAAGCAGGCGTCTCATGATC
This window encodes:
- the thrS gene encoding threonine--tRNA ligase, coding for MNTAADHPQDHDHRRLGRELGLFGTDPLIGAGLPYWLPDGAAVRHALEEYVRDAERRAGYRHVYSPVLGKRELYEISGHWSHYSDDMFPPMELGGEQVVLRPSLCPHHALMYRSRTRSYRELPLRMAETGGMYRAELSGVLGGLTRVRAIHLNDAHVFCTLDQVADEARAALGMIRRAYEALGIRPARFRLSLPGPGGKYVADPEKWRRSTALLTEVLDSSGLSYEAAEGEAAFYGPKIDVQVVDAAGRESTLSTVQVDFHQPERFDLRYIGADGAGHRPVMVHRSIIGSVERAVAHLVEEHGGAFPAWLAPVQLAVLPVSETQLPGAERLLRRCADTGLRAELAGPELGSLGARVRAARLVPYQAVIGAQEDAEGLVALRLRDGRRLDPMPGADALARIDALVGAHRTELWDTE
- a CDS encoding DUF4236 domain-containing protein — its product is MPLTFRKSLRILPGVRLNINKRSWSLTTGGRHGPRRTHSSTGRRTTSMDLPGPFGWRRTTKRR
- a CDS encoding LysR family transcriptional regulator ArgP gives rise to the protein MKSSLSELPLEHVRTLLAVVDEGTFDAAAAALHVTPPAVSQRVKALERRTGRVLLMRTKPVRPTESGQVVVRFARQLARLERDARAELGISDTGEAAVLPVAVNADSLATWFLSALARIPDELSTCFELRREDEDHTTSLLREGSVMAAVTSSPDAVSGCTVRRLGRMRYLPVASPGFVARRLGDWPRVPLGAVLADAPVIFFDRRDSLQDDFARKVTGGRGASRLRHYVPSSRGFVEAIEAGLGWGVVPQAQAEPLLRAGTLVLLDADRVVDVPLFWQQWKLDSPALAAMADAVVAAAGTALDQ
- a CDS encoding LysE/ArgO family amino acid transporter — its product is MGTALTAAAAGFGTGLSLIVAIGSQNAFVLRQGIRRQSVLSVVAICALSDMVLIAAGVAGVGTVVTAWPPALTLVGLIGGGFLLSYAVLAARRALRPTAMTATGATAGSRRGALLACLAMTWLNPHVYLDTVLLLGSVAAGHDALRWAFGAGAMLGSVCWFAALGYGARLLSGFFARPASWRALDFLIAATMTVMGLTLLIGAL